The following proteins are co-located in the Campylobacter concisus genome:
- a CDS encoding LL-diaminopimelate aminotransferase, whose product MFDEIRFNTIERLPNYVFAEVNAIKMAARRAGEDIIDFSMGNPEGRTPQHIVDKLCESAQKDKTHGYSASAGIYKLRLAICNWYKRKYGVNLDPDTEAVATMGSKEGFVHLAQAVINPGDVAIVPDPAYPIHTQAFLFAGGSVAKMPLHYNDKFELDENKFFENLIQTIHASSPKPKYVVVNFPHNPTTVTVQKSFYERLVSIAKQERFYVISDIAYADLTFDGYKTPSIFEVDGAKDVAVECYTLSKSYNMAGWRVGFMCGNKRLCAALKKIKSWVDYGMFTPIQVAATVALDGDQSCVEEIRQIYEKRRDVMIEAFAQAGWELKKPSSSMFIWAKLPPKVSHLGSLEFSKQLLTKASVAVSPGIGFGEGGNDYVRLALIENENRIRQAARNIKKYLKEFE is encoded by the coding sequence GTGTTTGATGAGATAAGATTTAATACAATTGAGCGTTTGCCAAACTACGTTTTTGCCGAAGTAAATGCAATAAAAATGGCAGCACGAAGAGCTGGCGAGGATATCATCGACTTTTCTATGGGCAATCCAGAGGGCAGAACACCACAGCACATTGTCGATAAACTATGCGAAAGCGCGCAAAAGGACAAGACTCACGGCTACTCAGCCAGTGCTGGAATTTACAAGCTTCGTCTTGCCATTTGCAACTGGTATAAAAGAAAATACGGTGTAAATTTAGATCCAGACACCGAAGCAGTCGCCACGATGGGTAGCAAAGAGGGTTTTGTTCACTTAGCTCAAGCCGTGATAAACCCAGGCGATGTGGCTATCGTGCCTGACCCTGCTTATCCGATACACACGCAAGCGTTTTTATTTGCTGGCGGAAGTGTCGCAAAGATGCCACTTCACTATAATGATAAATTTGAGCTAGATGAGAATAAATTTTTTGAAAATTTGATCCAAACTATACACGCAAGTTCGCCAAAACCAAAATACGTAGTCGTAAATTTCCCGCACAATCCAACGACCGTGACAGTGCAAAAGAGCTTTTACGAGCGCCTTGTAAGCATCGCAAAACAAGAGAGATTTTACGTCATATCTGACATCGCCTACGCTGATCTTACATTTGATGGCTACAAAACGCCAAGTATCTTTGAGGTCGATGGTGCAAAAGACGTTGCGGTCGAGTGCTATACGCTTTCAAAAAGCTACAATATGGCTGGCTGGAGAGTTGGGTTTATGTGCGGAAATAAAAGACTTTGCGCAGCACTTAAAAAGATAAAATCATGGGTTGATTACGGCATGTTTACGCCGATCCAGGTGGCTGCTACTGTTGCACTTGATGGTGATCAAAGCTGCGTTGAAGAGATACGCCAAATTTATGAAAAAAGAAGAGATGTGATGATAGAGGCCTTTGCTCAGGCTGGTTGGGAGCTTAAAAAACCAAGCTCTAGTATGTTTATCTGGGCAAAACTACCGCCAAAAGTTAGTCATCTGGGCAGCCTTGAGTTTTCAAAGCAGCTTCTTACAAAGGCATCAGTCGCAGTTAGTCCGGGTATTGGTTTTGGTGAGGGCGGAAACGACTATGTGCGTCTAGCTCTTATCGAAAATGAAAATAGAATAAGACAAGCAGCAAGAAATATAAAAAAATATTTGAAAGAATTTGAATGA
- a CDS encoding phosphatidylglycerophosphate synthase — MNEIENLKEIGIKEISRKTHIEPTFLQYIFDKNFEKLSRLNIRGYAKILQREYDVDLSELLAEYDAFIQENTPDESHKTKVTPKISSYTPKDITIQKQSGTGGAGFLFWLIILAIIAGGAYHFDAYKYIENFLSFLNDENKSVSYSQSSIVNEVKKNIIDTNITISQNSPKIEANISSVKISAPVEQNVTTSPANMEQNAVKPSMAAQPAPKIEQNITKPLNEAVITPKQRVWIGIINLENGQKVSNDTSKSININLDQRQLVVCGNGNIELKIGDKVTKYNPSRPARFLVENGEMKFVSYDEFVELNKGKSW; from the coding sequence ATGAATGAGATTGAAAATTTAAAAGAGATAGGTATAAAGGAAATTTCACGTAAAACGCATATTGAGCCTACATTTTTACAATATATTTTTGATAAAAATTTTGAAAAATTATCACGTTTAAATATTAGGGGCTATGCCAAGATTTTGCAACGTGAATATGATGTTGATTTGAGCGAATTGCTCGCTGAATACGATGCCTTTATACAAGAAAACACTCCAGATGAGAGTCACAAAACTAAAGTTACTCCAAAAATTTCTTCTTACACTCCAAAAGATATTACCATACAAAAACAAAGCGGTACTGGCGGTGCTGGATTTTTATTTTGGCTCATCATTTTAGCTATTATCGCTGGTGGGGCATATCATTTTGATGCTTACAAATATATCGAGAATTTTTTATCGTTTTTAAATGATGAGAATAAAAGTGTGAGCTATTCGCAGTCAAGTATAGTAAATGAGGTGAAGAAAAATATCATCGATACAAATATCACCATCTCTCAAAATAGCCCTAAAATAGAAGCAAACATATCAAGCGTAAAAATTTCAGCTCCAGTTGAGCAAAATGTGACAACAAGTCCTGCAAACATGGAGCAAAATGCTGTAAAGCCAAGCATGGCAGCTCAGCCAGCTCCTAAGATAGAGCAAAACATTACAAAGCCACTAAATGAGGCGGTCATCACACCAAAACAACGCGTTTGGATAGGGATAATTAATCTTGAAAATGGTCAAAAAGTATCAAACGACACAAGTAAAAGCATAAATATCAATTTAGATCAAAGACAGCTTGTGGTTTGTGGAAATGGTAACATTGAGCTAAAGATCGGCGACAAGGTGACAAAATACAATCCAAGTCGCCCGGCTAGATTTTTAGTGGAAAATGGAGAGATGAAATTTGTGAGTTATGATGAGTTTGTGGAACTTAATAAGGGTAAATCTTGGTAA
- the rlmB gene encoding 23S rRNA (guanosine(2251)-2'-O)-methyltransferase RlmB: MIIYGKQLFLHILNKRPQVLEEIYLSKECDKKLFSKICGTGKKIIRVDNQKAQSLARGGNHQGFLANVSEFEFSGIAELKKLNFIAILYGISDVGNIGAIARSAYALGCEGLVIVAKSINMQGVLRSSSGAAYEIPIAIFEDGLSLLNELKQFGFKIYATASNGKNVKEMKFAGKRALVMGSEGEGIPQKALAKCDECIGIKLKEGWDSLNVSAAFAIICDRMIDE; the protein is encoded by the coding sequence ATGATAATATACGGAAAACAACTATTTTTACATATTTTGAACAAGCGACCACAGGTATTAGAAGAGATATATCTCTCAAAAGAGTGTGACAAAAAACTCTTCTCTAAAATTTGTGGCACAGGCAAAAAAATTATTCGCGTGGATAATCAAAAAGCACAGTCTTTAGCTCGCGGTGGAAACCATCAAGGTTTTTTAGCGAATGTTAGTGAGTTTGAATTTTCAGGCATTGCTGAGCTTAAAAAGCTAAATTTTATCGCTATTCTTTATGGTATAAGCGATGTTGGCAATATCGGTGCTATCGCTAGAAGTGCCTATGCTCTAGGCTGCGAAGGTCTTGTGATAGTGGCAAAAAGTATAAATATGCAAGGCGTTTTAAGATCAAGTAGTGGTGCTGCTTATGAGATACCAATAGCGATTTTTGAAGATGGGCTTAGTTTATTAAATGAACTAAAGCAATTTGGCTTTAAAATTTATGCAACAGCAAGTAATGGCAAAAACGTAAAAGAGATGAAGTTTGCCGGTAAAAGAGCTTTGGTGATGGGCTCAGAGGGCGAAGGCATACCGCAAAAAGCTCTAGCAAAGTGCGATGAGTGCATTGGTATAAAGTTAAAAGAGGGCTGGGACTCCTTAAATGTAAGTGCAGCTTTTGCAATAATTTGTGACAGGATGATAGATGAATGA
- the rsmI gene encoding 16S rRNA (cytidine(1402)-2'-O)-methyltransferase: MLYFIPTPIGNLEDISLRAIRILRECEIAICEDTRVCKSLINLLNERFDASINISKFIPLHTHNENDFFVNLSDDFFSRNVAYMSDAGMPGISDPGVSLVRYAQKNDIKYEILSGANAALLSVVASGLCDKEFVFLGFLPNTGRDRALAIQNALNLAYPAVIYESPKRILSLVQSIANLEPEREIFAIKEATKKFESKFKDSAKNLVQILEKANLNGEWAVVISKSDKTATQNITKDEILSLDLAPKVKAKLLNKITGEDVKKIYDELTKA, translated from the coding sequence TTGCTCTACTTTATTCCTACTCCAATAGGAAATTTAGAAGATATCTCGCTTCGTGCGATTAGAATTTTGCGTGAATGCGAGATAGCTATTTGCGAAGATACAAGAGTCTGCAAAAGTCTTATAAACTTGCTAAATGAACGTTTTGACGCAAGTATAAATATATCAAAATTTATTCCACTTCACACTCACAACGAAAATGATTTTTTTGTAAATTTAAGTGATGATTTTTTTAGCAGAAATGTAGCCTACATGAGCGATGCTGGCATGCCGGGCATAAGCGATCCAGGCGTTAGCCTAGTAAGATACGCTCAAAAAAATGATATCAAATACGAAATTTTAAGCGGAGCAAACGCCGCACTTCTAAGCGTGGTCGCAAGCGGGCTTTGCGATAAAGAATTTGTTTTCTTAGGCTTTTTACCAAATACCGGTAGAGACAGAGCTTTAGCTATACAAAATGCTTTAAATTTAGCCTATCCAGCCGTAATCTATGAAAGCCCAAAACGTATATTAAGCTTGGTGCAAAGCATCGCAAATTTAGAGCCAGAGAGAGAAATTTTTGCTATAAAAGAGGCTACGAAAAAATTTGAGAGTAAGTTTAAAGATAGTGCTAAAAATTTAGTCCAAATTTTAGAAAAAGCAAATTTAAACGGCGAGTGGGCGGTTGTTATCTCAAAAAGTGACAAAACAGCCACTCAAAATATTACAAAAGATGAGATACTTTCGCTCGATCTTGCTCCAAAAGTAAAAGCAAAATTGCTTAACAAAATAACTGGAGAAGATGTAAAAAAGATATATGATGAACTTACGAAAGCTTAA
- the rpmE gene encoding 50S ribosomal protein L31 translates to MKKDIHPEYVDCTVTCACGNTFKTKSNKSEIRIDICDKCHPFFTGSEKIVDSAGRVEKFKKKYAQK, encoded by the coding sequence ATGAAAAAAGATATCCATCCAGAATACGTAGATTGCACTGTAACTTGTGCTTGCGGAAACACTTTTAAAACAAAGTCAAACAAAAGCGAGATCAGAATTGACATTTGCGACAAGTGCCACCCATTTTTCACAGGCAGCGAAAAGATAGTTGATAGTGCTGGCCGTGTTGAGAAATTTAAGAAAAAATACGCTCAAAAATAA
- a CDS encoding 16S rRNA (uracil(1498)-N(3))-methyltransferase: MKFLYDKNAGNESLKIVNEAFLHLKARRMQAGERISVRNLRDFKEYIYEIDEIDRRSASLNLVFASSNGEHKFDFTIAWAIVDPKTIEKTLPFLNELGVGKIAFVYTKFSQANFKIDIERLNYINALSCEQCGRTSLMEFEIYKNLDELMSVYKNVSVINFGGKSLNDKKDDELLIIGPEGGFSEDETAKFKNSYCLNTKNILRSQTAVISLAAKFLA; this comes from the coding sequence ATGAAATTTTTATATGATAAAAATGCAGGTAATGAAAGCTTAAAGATAGTAAATGAAGCTTTTTTGCACCTAAAAGCTAGAAGAATGCAAGCTGGTGAGCGAATAAGTGTTAGAAATTTACGAGACTTTAAAGAGTATATTTATGAAATTGATGAGATTGATAGGCGAAGTGCGAGCTTAAATCTTGTCTTTGCCAGCTCAAATGGCGAGCATAAATTCGACTTTACGATCGCTTGGGCTATCGTCGATCCAAAGACGATTGAAAAGACATTGCCATTTTTAAACGAACTTGGCGTTGGTAAAATAGCTTTTGTCTATACTAAATTTTCTCAGGCAAATTTTAAGATAGATATCGAAAGGCTAAACTACATAAATGCTCTCTCCTGCGAGCAGTGCGGACGAACTTCACTAATGGAGTTTGAAATTTATAAAAATTTGGACGAGCTAATGAGCGTTTATAAAAATGTCTCAGTTATAAATTTTGGTGGTAAAAGCTTAAATGATAAAAAAGATGATGAGCTTTTAATAATTGGTCCAGAGGGTGGATTTAGTGAGGATGAGACGGCTAAATTTAAAAATAGCTACTGCCTAAATACAAAAAATATTTTAAGATCACAGACTGCGGTTATCTCACTAGCGGCAAAATTTCTAGCTTAA
- a CDS encoding 6-pyruvoyl trahydropterin synthase family protein, which produces MIIRKLFRFENAHIVRFCSSKRCRTSIHGHSYVAEILLSSNFLDNAGMVYDFGLMKQNIKTIIDSFDHATTIFSGDNDEYKNDLKKHSARWIEIPLNPSAEQFCRIFFVMIERLLELSVMNNGEREVKLHSIIVHETDTGYAQCFKEDTVNAQMGEIKLDEIKFSDAIIEEWEDKNLFEKMKNRLKIENPKDV; this is translated from the coding sequence ATGATTATTAGAAAGCTTTTTAGATTTGAAAATGCACATATTGTGAGATTTTGTAGCTCAAAGCGTTGTAGGACTAGCATCCACGGACACAGCTATGTGGCTGAAATTTTACTTAGTTCAAATTTTCTTGATAATGCTGGCATGGTTTATGATTTTGGTTTAATGAAACAAAATATAAAAACGATCATTGATAGTTTTGATCACGCTACGACAATATTTTCAGGCGATAATGATGAGTATAAAAATGATCTAAAAAAGCACTCGGCAAGATGGATCGAGATCCCGTTAAATCCAAGCGCAGAGCAGTTTTGCCGTATATTTTTTGTTATGATAGAGCGACTGCTTGAACTTAGTGTGATGAACAACGGTGAGCGTGAAGTGAAGCTTCATAGCATTATCGTGCATGAGACTGATACAGGCTATGCGCAGTGCTTTAAAGAGGACACCGTAAATGCGCAAATGGGCGAGATAAAGCTAGATGAGATCAAATTTTCAGATGCTATCATAGAAGAGTGGGAAGATAAAAATTTATTCGAGAAAATGAAAAATAGGTTAAAAATAGAAAATCCAAAGGACGTTTGA
- a CDS encoding 7-carboxy-7-deazaguanine synthase QueE, translating to MSKELELVEAFLSIQGEGAYQGRLAIFLRFLGCNLNCSGFGVQTKSLKTGESLLGCDSIRAVFKGHFNYKIYSVDEILSLVDNLCKGLLQKPIIVLTGGEPLIWHENENFINLVKKLLEDYEVHFETNGTILIDFAKYEIYKKCHFALGVKLANSGVSEQKRINLDAILAIKNNARSSFLKFVLSHFDKSELDEIINIKNQVDLPVWCMAIGANKAELNENALKTAEFAIKYGFNYSERIHIRLWSDKEGV from the coding sequence ATGAGCAAAGAGCTAGAGCTAGTTGAAGCGTTTTTAAGTATCCAAGGCGAGGGGGCTTACCAAGGCAGACTCGCCATATTTTTACGCTTTTTAGGTTGCAACCTAAACTGCTCTGGCTTTGGCGTGCAAACAAAGTCTTTAAAAACTGGCGAAAGCTTACTAGGATGTGATAGTATAAGGGCTGTTTTTAAAGGGCATTTTAATTATAAAATTTACAGCGTAGATGAAATTTTAAGCTTAGTTGATAACCTATGTAAAGGCTTATTGCAAAAACCGATCATTGTTTTAACCGGTGGCGAGCCGCTCATTTGGCATGAAAATGAAAATTTTATAAATTTGGTAAAGAAATTGCTTGAAGATTATGAAGTGCATTTTGAGACAAATGGCACTATATTAATTGATTTTGCTAAATATGAAATTTATAAAAAATGCCATTTTGCACTTGGTGTAAAGCTAGCAAATAGCGGAGTTAGCGAGCAAAAACGTATAAATTTAGACGCTATTTTAGCTATTAAAAATAATGCAAGAAGTAGCTTTTTAAAATTTGTCCTCTCGCACTTTGACAAAAGTGAGTTAGACGAAATTATAAATATAAAAAATCAAGTTGATTTGCCGGTTTGGTGCATGGCAATAGGGGCGAATAAAGCTGAGCTTAACGAAAATGCTTTAAAAACAGCAGAATTTGCCATAAAGTATGGATTTAACTACTCAGAGCGTATCCACATCAGGCTTTGGAGCGATAAAGAAGGTGTTTGA
- the moaA gene encoding GTP 3',8-cyclase MoaA: MLIDKYGRVVDYLRISVTQRCNFRCRYCMPTTPFSWTPRENLLTFEELFLFVKVAIDEGIKKIRITGGEPLVRKDLDVFIKMISDYNPDIDLALTTNGYMLSHFAKRLKDAGLKRINMSLDTLNEQKAKFIAQKSVLHEVLAGFEAAHDAGLKVKINTVALKGVNDDELINLLEFAKFRDSQIRFIEYMENSHARDDLKGLSSDEILKIISQKYNVTKDGKLPNAPASIYRLDDGYKFGIIDPHKHDFCESCNRIRLSAEGLLIPCLYFEEALSIKKAVEKGDIVAASEILRQVLANKPKENKWAIGASNETSSRAFYQTGG; encoded by the coding sequence ATGCTAATCGATAAATATGGTCGGGTTGTTGATTATTTAAGGATTTCTGTAACTCAGCGTTGTAACTTTAGGTGTAGGTATTGTATGCCTACAACGCCATTTAGCTGGACGCCAAGGGAGAATTTATTAACCTTTGAGGAGCTATTTTTATTTGTAAAAGTGGCTATCGATGAAGGTATAAAAAAGATAAGAATCACTGGTGGCGAACCGCTTGTACGTAAGGATTTGGACGTTTTTATAAAGATGATAAGTGATTATAACCCAGACATCGATCTAGCGCTTACTACAAATGGCTATATGCTTTCACATTTTGCCAAAAGGCTAAAAGACGCTGGACTAAAGCGCATAAATATGTCGCTTGATACATTAAATGAGCAAAAGGCTAAATTTATCGCACAAAAAAGTGTCTTGCACGAAGTTTTAGCTGGCTTTGAAGCAGCTCATGATGCTGGATTAAAGGTAAAAATCAACACTGTTGCACTAAAAGGCGTAAATGATGATGAGCTTATAAATTTGCTTGAGTTTGCTAAATTTAGAGATTCTCAGATCAGATTTATTGAGTATATGGAAAATTCACACGCAAGAGATGATCTAAAAGGGCTAAGTAGCGATGAAATTTTAAAAATCATCTCACAAAAATATAATGTCACGAAAGATGGAAAACTGCCAAATGCGCCTGCGTCTATTTATAGACTTGATGATGGTTATAAATTTGGCATCATAGATCCACACAAGCACGACTTTTGCGAGAGTTGCAACCGTATCAGGCTAAGTGCTGAGGGGCTTTTGATACCTTGCCTTTACTTTGAAGAGGCTCTTAGCATCAAAAAAGCGGTTGAAAAAGGTGATATCGTAGCTGCAAGTGAAATTTTAAGGCAAGTGCTAGCAAACAAGCCAAAAGAGAACAAATGGGCGATAGGTGCTAGCAATGAAACCTCTTCGCGTGCCTTTTATCAAACTGGTGGTTGA
- a CDS encoding DUF6115 domain-containing protein: MEIYIFLGFGIVLAIIVALMLIKDSETNKKFARFERAIESIMQENFNLKKQISMLEGEAFKNSEQYEPLKKQIKENIDLQINEKIVPIIRAIKSIERVIDDFATEQKDRIVSLEERTRDINKIAPSVINEEEQILKMFKDGKSAAMIAKDLHVGMGRVEFVLKFHKLA, translated from the coding sequence ATGGAAATTTATATTTTTTTAGGCTTTGGTATCGTTTTGGCGATAATAGTAGCTTTAATGTTGATAAAAGATAGTGAGACAAATAAAAAATTTGCGAGATTTGAGCGAGCGATAGAAAGCATTATGCAAGAGAATTTCAATCTAAAAAAGCAAATTTCAATGCTTGAAGGCGAGGCGTTTAAAAATAGTGAACAATATGAGCCACTTAAAAAACAGATAAAAGAAAATATTGATTTGCAAATAAATGAGAAAATTGTGCCAATAATTCGTGCGATTAAGAGTATTGAGCGAGTAATTGATGATTTTGCAACAGAGCAAAAAGATAGGATAGTTAGTCTTGAAGAGCGAACAAGAGATATTAATAAAATCGCACCAAGCGTCATCAATGAAGAAGAGCAAATTCTAAAAATGTTTAAAGACGGAAAAAGTGCAGCGATGATCGCAAAAGACCTTCATGTTGGAATGGGGCGAGTCGAGTTTGTGCTTAAATTTCATAAATTAGCCTAA